GGGGAATTTCTAAATACCCGAACGCAATGCCTAAAACTTCTTCTTTCTCCCCTGCTCCTCCGCTCCTCTGCACCCCTGCTGCCTCAACGATTTTCTCTTTTCTTAGTGCCATTCGGCACTGTATGAAATATGTAATGGAAAAAGTGCGACACAAGTAGGTCGCTCAACAGGACGCAACCCTCAGACAGTAATGGAGTGGGTACATCGTTATAATCGCTCAGGTATGGAAACACTAAAATATCGGCATACAGGCGGTTATCCCCCCCTTTTTCACTAGAGATAGACAAAGCGCTCGATTGCGAAATCCGTAAAGCCCTAGAATTAGCAGCAACACCACCACAACATAGACAAAACAATCAAGCACAGCCGCCGCGTTGGACATTGAAGCGGTTAGTTAATTGGATTGAGAAGGAATTTAATCTCAAGTGTTGCCGTGAATCAGTGCGTAAAACCCTGAAAAATTTAGGTTTGTCTTGGAAAAAAGCACGTAAACTCTTGAATAAAGCTAATAGTAAAAAACGTGCTGAATTTTTGGCAACACTTCAAAGCTTACTGGATGATGCTCTCCATAATGGTCATTTACTGATTTTCATCGACGAAGCCCACATTCATCTTGATACTGATGAAGGTTATGGTTGGTCAATTCCCCGGTGAGCGTTTTTGGGTGAGTTCTAGCTCTCCTGGAAGAGAAAAAGTTTCGTTCTATGGAGTTTATGTTTACAACTATGCCAAAGTCAAGATTTTTCCTTACCTCAAGGCTGACCAATTTAATACAATTGATGTTTTAAAGCATCTGAGAACCGAATTTAGCGAGCGCGACATCACTTTAATTTGGGATGGTGCTCCAAATCATCGAGCACAAGCGGTAAAAGATGCTTTGGCGGTTTTACAAATCAATTTGCAACCCTTACCTGCTTACAGTCCTGACTTTATGCCTGTTGAACACCTATGGCAGTGGTTACGTGAAGATGTTACCTACCATACATGCTATCAATCTTCTACAGAACTGATTGAACGGGTTCATTTATTTGAGCAAGATATTAATTCCAATCCCTTTGAAATTAGCGTAGGCGTAGCCCGCCGTAGGCATCGCTTGTGGGTGAAAAATCACCTTGACCCTGACGAGGAAAAACTACGGGTTTCAACATAGACGAGGTTTAAGTCGCAATTTAACTTTTCTATTCCCAGATATTGAACAAAACCCAAAAAGGGTATTTTGATCTAGCTTCCCACCGAGTGGCATCGCAATACGATTCCACTTGATTAAGTTATCAAGAAACAGGTGTATGTCTTAAAAATTATGCCCAAAGGTAGATGAGATAACAGGCTAACTTCCAATGAATTACTAAGGGATAAGCAGTTGAAGAAGGCAGAGGGCAGAGGGCAGAAGGTTTTGTTTAGAAGGGGATTCTGACCCCTCCTAAACAAGGAACCACCAAATTTTCAATTTGGTGGGGGTCTTAAACCGCAAGTTCGCTTTGGTCACGGCAGAGAGCAGAAAACAGTATTCCAACTAGACACGTTCTAAAACTCGCAAGGCATTATTGACAAGGCTTTGAAACCAAACCTTGCAGACTCCTCCTCCAACGCAGCAATCAGCATTTGATATAGTTACCGATAGTTTAGAGCAAGAATGTAGAATATTCTCATTCTAGCGATCGCTATTTTTTCTTAATCTCAATAGTTTCTAAAACTAAAGTACCAATTCGGAGTCTAACTAATCCACATACAGTTAAAATTATTTCATTATAAACATCAGAATTCAGCCTAAATCGTTGCGATGCTATTTGAAATATTTTAATTATCCGTATTAAATGTTCTACAAATATACGTTTACTCGATAAAATCTTATTTTCTGCTTTTTGTTGTTCACTTAATTCTTGTTTCCTTTTTCTCTTATGAGGAGTTGTAATATTTTTACCACCTTGGTATCCTTTATCTCATTCAAATGTTTGCTGCTCATCAAATAAAATTTGTTTCGGAATAGATTTATATCTGCTGTTGGTCCGGGAAAACCTACTTTTATATCAATTATATCTTTACCTTCTGGCAAGGAAACCACCTGGCTTTTTCTAGTATGTTGTTTTTTCTTTCCTGAGAATATTTTTTTTTGCTCTTCGTTGTCAGATGGCCTATCTATTGGCTGTTCCAGACTATCTACTATCAACTTAAAACTTGTCAATATCTCTTGTACAATCATTAAATCACCTTCCTTATCCCCACTTGCTCTAACAAGCTTGCAGGCAAAATCTTCCGGAAGATTTTTCTCCAATTATGAAAAGTATCATTTGCTTCTGTTTTTGATATACCAAATGATATTCCTAAAACTTCAAATGTGGGTATTTGTCTCAGATAAAACAAGCACAAACATACTTGCTCTGGGATGGATAATATTTCTTTGCGTCCACCTCCACGACGATGTATTCTAATTTTGCTCTGTTCACGTTTTTGTTGTTCTTCCTCATGGCACTTTTTAGCAGAATCCACAAGGTCGGTAAATTTCTCATAACTAATTCCCAGAAGTTGCTTGGTACGCAAGGGGTATTTCTGTATATACTCGAATGTATTAATCATTTATTTAATGGTTGGTAGAGGGTCAATTTTACTTTCTACCATTTTTTTGTACCCAATTCATATTCCGGACGTGTCTAAGTGATCGCACTTCTGTTCTGTCTCCTTCTAACGGTATAATTTCTCTGGTTTTTCTCTAGAAGTGAACAGAACGCAACTAATATGAGGTACTTCGCCAAGGCGCTTCAGTAATTGACCATATCCTTCATAACCAGGACGACATTGCCCTGCTTGGCCACCAGAGAGAATAGTTTCAACATTGTCTAAAATCAGCAGACATCGGTTTGATTGCAAACATTCCATCAACTTCGATAGTTTTCTATCAAAGCTTTCGGGTATCACCATCTCCTTTCGCAACGCCCACAGCAAAAATTGCAGTATGTTGGTTATTTGCTCCTCTACTGGTGGTGCATTTAGTAAGCTTCGCCACACCATTACCTCAAATTCGCTTTGAATTTGCAGCCCCAACTTCACCGCTAAAGTGCTTTTGCCAATACCACCAATTCCCAGCAGTCCAACTAAACGACATCGTTCTTCTAATATCCACTGTCGTAGCTGCAATAATTCTTCACTGCGACCATAAAACACAGATACATCCGGGGCTTCTTGCCAGTCATACTGTGGATTTGTGCGTCGGATTTCTAAATCCGCAGATGGGGGGCTAGGTCGGGTATAATCTTCTTTACATAACTCCAAATTAAAGGCCG
This genomic interval from Nostoc flagelliforme CCNUN1 contains the following:
- a CDS encoding helix-turn-helix domain-containing protein encodes the protein MCNGKSATQVGRSTGRNPQTVMEWVHRYNRSGMETLKYRHTGGYPPLFH
- a CDS encoding winged helix-turn-helix domain-containing protein; amino-acid sequence: MKRLVNWIEKEFNLKCCRESVRKTLKNLGLSWKKARKLLNKANSKKRAEFLATLQSLLDDALHNGHLLIFIDEAHIHLDTDEGYGWSIPR
- a CDS encoding transposase; its protein translation is MVGQFPGERFWVSSSSPGREKVSFYGVYVYNYAKVKIFPYLKADQFNTIDVLKHLRTEFSERDITLIWDGAPNHRAQAVKDALAVLQINLQPLPAYSPDFMPVEHLWQWLREDVTYHTCYQSSTELIERVHLFEQDINSNPFEISVGVARRRHRLWVKNHLDPDEEKLRVST
- a CDS encoding transposase family protein, which translates into the protein MTTPHKRKRKQELSEQQKAENKILSSKRIFVEHLIRIIKIFQIASQRFRLNSDVYNEIILTVCGLVRLRIGTLVLETIEIKKK
- a CDS encoding transposase family protein, whose protein sequence is MIVQEILTSFKLIVDSLEQPIDRPSDNEEQKKIFSGKKKQHTRKSQVVSLPEGKDIIDIKVGFPGPTADINLFRNKFYLMSSKHLNEIKDTKVVKILQLLIREKGNKN
- a CDS encoding helix-turn-helix domain-containing protein — protein: MRTKQLLGISYEKFTDLVDSAKKCHEEEQQKREQSKIRIHRRGGGRKEILSIPEQVCLCLFYLRQIPTFEVLGISFGISKTEANDTFHNWRKIFRKILPASLLEQVGIRKVI
- a CDS encoding NB-ARC domain-containing protein is translated as MELCKEDYTRPSPPSADLEIRRTNPQYDWQEAPDVSVFYGRSEELLQLRQWILEERCRLVGLLGIGGIGKSTLAVKLGLQIQSEFEVMVWRSLLNAPPVEEQITNILQFLLWALRKEMVIPESFDRKLSKLMECLQSNRCLLILDNVETILSGGQAGQCRPGYEGYGQLLKRLGEVPHISCVLFTSREKPEKLYR